One region of Schistocerca gregaria isolate iqSchGreg1 chromosome 7, iqSchGreg1.2, whole genome shotgun sequence genomic DNA includes:
- the LOC126281656 gene encoding protein SPT2 homolog isoform X2 translates to MDFGSLLHVAQKNERNSKKEPARCYRSTFDPPKKEVRDSKSLSVNIQKFLQRKEEEEKKREVEAMQRRAELLALRSQDGKAKKRVAAMLKRTKAANKSVIDDAVDNDNTAVTLGGPAQPDEDDYGYVSQEASAFYAKLMDKYQSAPPEEPAFPQRAPKGVIKDLNSTKDRVRNALLKAEEEEMMPHKRKRKSKDKGDKDDDGDQTINYSSSDKRDLGSDEREDAQRREEPHRRPENKPPKPRKPMPPPMDFNQLLKLAEQKQFEPVTKPEPKSKSQDEEEMGRPMTKKQKMEYEKELEARRRRQERDAARQRALDERMRGAKGGSKGVGSAGEGGRAAQARNGREDSGSDSSSGRGARDTDRRDDRPRVPKYSDNERREEKPRIQKFPENEREERQRIPKFSQSEREERQRASKFSENEREERLKVPRFENDRDEKQRIPKYYDNDRDEKQRIPKYYDNDRDEKPRIPKYYDNDREEKPRIPKYHGDDREEKPRIPKYHGDDREEKPRIPKYHGDDREEKPRIPKYGDNREEKPRMPKYHGDDREEKPKIPKYYDSDREERPRVSKHYESDREERPRASKHYESDREERPRASKYYETDREERPRASKYYENDREERLRVPKYENDREEKPRIPKLSESERRNERPRIPKLSESERRDEKPRIPKVGENDKRDERPRIPRTTESERRDDRPKIPKLSENDRRDDKPRIRKLSEGEPRDEKPKKPKLSDTDRRDEKQRTAKLSESERREERLNGGYRTNDGSTDRLEPKSGNRLNHSVQNAASDKRALQAKVARQADTYKQEKEQQNFKRDVSRRYDNSVVSQQKPLKLSDHDSDVRGPAEKSTERSKSSFSQQNVSAKSGTVEERRNGSGSIARNASTSSFGKKQQETNDSRLQAKKSPAADTNKLKKADSFRKNDLDDLFGDSDLPVIKSGVPKVVKSQQSALNDSERRNGEQKMVNKPLSSQKTGVGPGGNMSKVQAKGSGGVTRPVSKEQLDAFRQRKLDAVTRENQPGNRQSGGPSQGGKARPGQAMSTDKAKKLPPNEGRPKQFPPPDVRGPKQFPPSDVRGPKQFPPPDVRRPKQFPPPDVRKKPKPAPVKRRIEDSDDEDEYDSELDDFIDDGPEDGEDYSKHIREIFGYDKSRYLDIDDDDECMEADFAQVLKEEFVSTKIGILEDLEDIKKEQEEKRRKALLKKRKIR, encoded by the exons GAACTACTGGCACTACGTTCACAAGATGGGAAAGCGAAGAAAAGAGTTGCAGCTATGCTCAAGAGGACAAAAGCGGCAAATAAGTCTGTTATAGATGATGCAGTTGACAATGATAACACAGCTGTGACACTGGGCG GACCAGCGCAGCCAGATGAAGATGATTATGGTTATGTATCTCAGGAAGCCAGTGCATTCTACGCCAAGCTAATGGACAAGTATCAATCGGCACCACCTGAAGAACCAGCTTTTCCACAAAGAGCACCAAAAGGTGTCATAAAGGATTTAAACAGCACAAAG GACAGAGTAAGAAATGCATTGCTGAAAGccgaagaagaagaaatgatgccACACAAGCGAAAGCGAAAATCTAAGGACAAAGGAGACAAGGATGATGATGGAGACCAGACAATAAATTATTCCTCGAGTGATAAACGCGATCTGGGCTCCGACGAGAGAGAAGATGCGCAGAGGAGGGAAGAACCACATAGGAGACCGGAAAATAAACCGCCCAAACCACGAAAACCAATGCCACCGCCAATGGATTTCAATCAGTTGCTGAAGCTGGCAGAGCAGAAGCAATTTGAACCTGTGACAAAGCCAGAACCAAAGAGCAAATCTCAGGATGAGGAAGAAATGGGCCGTCCAATGACAAAGAAGCAGAAGATGGAGTATGAGAAAGAGCTGGAGGCCCGCCGCAGGAGGCAGGAGAGGGATGCAGCACGCCAGAGGGCACTTGATGAGAGGATGCGAGGTGCGAAAGGTGGTTCTAAGGGTGTGGGGTCCGCTGGGGAGGGGGGCAGGGCGGCACAGGCCAGAAATGGCAGGGAGGACTCGGGCTCCGACTCGTCATCGGGCAGGGGGGCAAGAGACACCGATAGGAGGGATGACAGACCCAGAGTGCCAAAATATTCCGACAATGAAAGGAGGGAAGAAAAACCTAGAATACAAAAGTTTCCGGAGAATGAAAGGGAAGAAAGGCAGAGGAtaccaaaattttctcaaagtgaGAGGGAAGAAAGGCAGAGAGCTTCTAAATTTTCTGAAAATGAGCGAGAAGAAAGACTGAAGGTACCAAGATTTGAGAATGATCGGGACGAAAAACAGAGGATACCAAAATATTACGATAATGATCGGGACGAAAAACAGAGGATACCAAAATATTACGATAATGATCGGGACGAAAAACCGAGGATACCAAAATATTACGATAATGATCGGGAAGAAAAACCGAGGATACCAAAATATCACGGAGATGATAGGGAAGAAAAGCCAAGGATACCAAAATATCACGGAGATGATAGGGAAGAAAAGCCAAGGATACCGAAATATCATGGCGATGACAGGGAAGAAAAGCCGAGGATACCGAAATATGGTGATAACAGGGAAGAAAAGCCGAGGATGCCAAAATATCACGGAGATGATAGGGAAGAAAAGCCGAAGATACCAAAATATTATGATAGTGATCGGGAAGAAAGGCCTAGGGTATCAAAACATTATGAAAGTGATCGGGAAGAAAGGCCTCGAGCATCAAAACATTATGAAAGTGATCGGGAAGAAAGGCCTCGAGCATCAAAATATTATGAAACTGATCGGGAAGAAAGGCCTAGGGCatcaaaatattatgaaaatgatagggaGGAAAGGTTGAGGGTACCAAAATATGAAAATGATAGGGAAGAAAAGCCGAGGATACCAAAATTGTCTGAAAGTGAGAGGAGAAATGAAAGGCCGAGGATACCAAAATTGTCTGAAAGCGAGAGGAGAGATGAAAAGCCAAGGATACCTAAAGTAGGTGAAAACGATAAGAGAGATGAAAGACCTAGGATACCTAGAACAACTGAAAGTGAAAGGAGAGACGATAGACCAAAGATACCCAAACTATCTGAAAATGATAGGCGCGACGACAAACCCAGGATACGCAAGTTATCTGAAGGTGAGCCTAGGGATGAAAAGCCCAAGAAACCAAAATTGTCTGACACAGACAGGAGGGACGAAAAGCAGAGAACGGCAAAATTATCTGAAAGTGAAAGGAGAGAGGAACGGCTGAATGGAGGTTACAGAACAAATGACGGTTCAACTGACAGGTTGGAACCGAAATCTGGTAACAGACTGAACCACTCGGTGCAAAATGCTGCCAGTGATAAGCGTGCATTACAAGCGAAGGTGGCAAGGCAAGCGGATACCTACAAACAGGAGAAAGAGCAACAGAATTTTAAGAGAGACGTATCACGAAGATATGATAATTCAGTAGTTTCTCAGCAGAAGCCTTTAAAATTGTCAGATCACGATTCAGATGTCCGAGGGCCAGCAGAAAAATCTACGGAGCGTTCTAAATCTAGTTTTTCACAGCAGAACGTGAGTGCTAAGAGTGGTACAGTGGAAGAGAGGCGGAATGGCAGTGGTTCTATAGCGAGAAATGCCAGTACATCCTCATTTGGcaaaaagcagcaggaaactaatgATTCTAGATTACAGGCAAAGAAGTCTCCTGCAGCGGAtaccaataaactgaagaaagCAGACAGTTTCCGTAAAAATGATCTCGATGACCTGTTTGGTGATTCTGATCTCCCCGTTATTAAATCTGGTGTTCCTAAAGTTGTGAAAAGTCAGCAGAGTGCCTTGAATGACTCTGAAAGAAGAAATGGTGAGCAGAAGATGGTCAACAAGCCACTTTCATCTCAGAAAACCGGTGTTGGTCCAGGTGGCAACATGAGCAAAGTGCAGGCTAAGGGCAGCGGCGGAGTCACTCGGCCAGTTTCGAAAGAGCAGCTGGACGCGTTCCGTCAGAGGAAACTGGATGCGGTTACCAGGGAGAATCAGCCTGGAAACAGGCAAAGTGGAGGACCCAGTCAGGGTGGCAAGGCCAGACCGGGGCAAGCAATGTCCACTGATAAGGCTAAGAAGTTGCCACCCAACGAAGGCAGGCCAAAGCAGTTTCCCCCACCTGACGTTCGAGGACCGAAACAGTTTCCCCCGTCTGACGTCAGAGGACCGAAACAGTTTCCACCTCCTGATGTTCGGAGGCCGAAACAGTTTCCACCACCGGATGTTAGGAAGAAGCCCAAGCCAGCTCCAGTAAAGC GGCGTATAGAAGATTCTGATGATGAAGATGAATACGATTCAGAGCTGGACGACTTCATAGACGATGGACCAGAGGATGGAGAGGATTACTCTAAACACATCAGAGAAATTTTTGGTTAcgataaatcgag GTATCTTGATATAGATGATGACGACGAGTGTATGGAAGCAGATTTTGCCCAAGTATTAAAGGAGGAATTTGTCAGCACAAAAATAG